One window of Candidatus Leptovillus gracilis genomic DNA carries:
- a CDS encoding YeeE/YedE family protein, which produces MDRLKEQFQKEEWSPYAAGVLLGIVGILAVWLSDSLLGASGAFENLAGAIGQTVAPQLFDNLYFNYVMRPEITWSGVLLIGIFFGGMVGALSSRTWKLRLNSDEQWKQVFGPSWPKRWLFAFLGAIVLEIGAGIAGGCTSGLAISGGMLLAPAAFIFIGAMFASGIATAWLVYGRRF; this is translated from the coding sequence ATGGATAGGTTAAAGGAACAGTTTCAAAAAGAAGAATGGTCGCCTTATGCGGCCGGCGTTTTATTGGGCATCGTCGGCATCCTGGCTGTCTGGCTCAGCGACAGTTTGTTGGGCGCATCCGGCGCGTTTGAAAACCTGGCCGGGGCCATTGGGCAGACTGTCGCCCCACAGTTGTTCGACAATTTATATTTTAACTACGTCATGCGCCCGGAAATCACCTGGTCTGGCGTTTTGCTCATTGGCATCTTCTTTGGCGGCATGGTTGGCGCATTGTCCAGCCGCACCTGGAAGCTGCGCCTGAATTCGGACGAACAGTGGAAACAGGTCTTTGGCCCCAGTTGGCCGAAACGATGGTTGTTCGCCTTCCTGGGCGCAATTGTATTGGAGATAGGCGCGGGCATTGCCGGCGGCTGCACCAGCGGGTTAGCCATCTCTGGGGGGATGTTACTCGCGCCGGCCGCTTTCATTTTCATTGGCGCGATGTTTGCCTCCGGCATTGCCACCGCCTGGCTCGTTTATGGCAGGAGATTCTAA